One stretch of Saccharopolyspora erythraea DNA includes these proteins:
- a CDS encoding ComEA family DNA-binding protein, with protein MLRERADVLDMDSDTLPTIAPQERLRALRLRARQDDAEQRAGPGYTAADAKPTHRRARHRLAERWLPASWLTSNVDPGRSGLLAITLIGLVVACVITFTVWAAQPEAESVPPPPLAAPVLAAPAPTPEALVVSVVGLVPRPGLIALHTGDRVADALEGAGGALPGADISALNLARKVSDGEQLYVGVPPPPELATGSPVGSARGTSGNGNDSKIDLNTATEEQLDELPGVGEVTAKRIVQWRTENGRFASVEQLREVDGIGDTRFSRLRDLVRV; from the coding sequence ATGTTGCGAGAACGTGCAGATGTGCTGGACATGGACAGTGACACCCTCCCCACGATCGCGCCGCAGGAGCGGTTGCGAGCGCTGCGCCTCCGAGCGCGCCAGGACGATGCCGAGCAGCGAGCTGGTCCCGGATATACCGCCGCAGATGCCAAGCCGACCCACCGCAGAGCACGGCACCGGTTGGCGGAGCGGTGGTTACCGGCTTCCTGGTTGACATCCAATGTGGACCCGGGGCGTTCGGGGCTGCTCGCGATCACGCTGATCGGCCTGGTCGTCGCCTGTGTCATCACCTTCACCGTGTGGGCAGCTCAACCGGAGGCGGAGTCCGTGCCACCGCCACCGTTGGCGGCTCCCGTGCTCGCCGCACCGGCACCGACACCGGAGGCGTTGGTGGTCAGCGTCGTCGGGCTGGTGCCGAGGCCCGGTCTCATCGCCTTGCACACCGGCGACCGCGTCGCCGACGCGTTGGAAGGCGCGGGCGGGGCGCTGCCCGGCGCCGACATCTCCGCGCTGAACCTCGCACGGAAGGTCAGCGACGGAGAGCAGCTCTACGTGGGGGTGCCGCCTCCTCCGGAGCTCGCGACCGGCTCACCCGTCGGTTCCGCCAGGGGCACTTCCGGCAACGGCAACGACAGCAAGATCGATCTGAACACCGCGACCGAGGAGCAACTCGATGAACTACCCGGCGTTGGCGAGGTCACCGCGAAGCGGATCGTCCAGTGGCGCACGGAGAACGGCCGCTTCGCGTCGGTGGAGCAACTGCGGGAAGTCGACGGCATCGGAGACACCCGCTTCTCCCGGCTGCGCGACCTCGTGCGGGTGTGA
- a CDS encoding ComEC/Rec2 family competence protein — protein sequence MSPLFSVSRSLERRPLDLRLVPSALSVWAVTLAGLYWSWVPTASVALSALCLVSLIWVVGRGRRWASGVLAVLAVTAIAATGMSFRMHQIDRHPLRTAADHGERVTVTAVLGDSPTPVEGSSYGARRAQDRAFVPAEVQEAEVSGSRFRSGGDVVLLVPTQSWRGLIPGQQVTATGRLAPPRPGDTTVAVVRVYEPPAKVVDAPAWQRTAEDLREGLRRASASVLTPAAAGLLPGLVVGDTSGLPPEVEQDFSTAGLSHVVAVSGANLAIVCGAVLLLLHAVGAGPVLSAIGGGAALVGFVVLAGPEPSVLRAAVMGMVTLLALVLGRERSALPALAGSVIALLLIMPQLAGTAGFALSVAATAGLVLLAPVWAGALHARGVPVGIAEALAVPAAAHLVTAPLVAAISGEVSAVAVVANLLAGPVIAPATVFGVLATLAAPVSGWLSEAFVWLSSPELLWVIAVAEHAAAVPGAAIGWPSGVGGGLLLAVVALGLLIALRHRGIRLTAVAVVLALGLVLIPTRVLYPQWPAHGWSVVACDVGQGDGLVLATGNPGEAVVVDTGPDLALSAECLRRLGVRRVPLLVLTHLHADHVSGLRAVLAHSGVGAVAMGALREPAWAMGDIARDTRARGVPIIELSAGQQVRWPSLALEVLGPRGALARSRSADDANDASIVLMASTPAGRVLLTGDIELSGQAQLVASGTDLRADVLKIPHHGSRYTAPQFLHAVRPRLALISVGAGNTYGHPSPLILGALARAGTTVVRTDQEGDIAVLPGPHGPRTLARGDPVRAER from the coding sequence GTGAGCCCGTTGTTCTCGGTGTCGCGGTCGTTGGAAAGGCGTCCGCTCGACCTGCGGCTCGTTCCGAGTGCGCTCTCGGTGTGGGCCGTGACGCTGGCCGGTCTGTACTGGAGCTGGGTGCCGACCGCCTCCGTGGCCTTGTCCGCGCTGTGCTTGGTGTCGCTGATCTGGGTTGTTGGCCGGGGAAGACGCTGGGCCAGTGGCGTGCTCGCTGTCCTGGCCGTCACCGCGATCGCGGCGACGGGAATGTCCTTCCGCATGCACCAGATCGACCGCCACCCCCTGCGGACGGCCGCCGACCATGGGGAACGAGTGACCGTGACCGCTGTCCTCGGGGACTCGCCGACACCTGTGGAGGGGAGTTCCTACGGAGCCCGGCGGGCGCAGGACCGGGCGTTCGTCCCGGCGGAGGTCCAGGAGGCCGAGGTTTCCGGATCTCGCTTTCGCTCCGGTGGGGACGTGGTTCTGCTCGTGCCTACGCAGTCGTGGCGCGGGCTGATCCCGGGCCAGCAGGTGACCGCCACCGGCAGGCTCGCCCCGCCGCGTCCCGGGGACACCACGGTAGCGGTGGTCCGGGTGTACGAGCCTCCCGCGAAGGTGGTCGATGCCCCGGCATGGCAGCGGACGGCCGAAGATCTGCGGGAAGGTCTCCGGCGCGCCTCGGCCTCGGTGCTGACGCCTGCCGCCGCCGGACTGCTTCCGGGTTTGGTCGTGGGGGACACCAGCGGGCTTCCTCCCGAGGTCGAGCAGGACTTCTCCACCGCCGGCCTCTCGCACGTTGTGGCGGTGTCGGGGGCGAACCTCGCGATCGTGTGCGGTGCGGTCCTCCTGCTTCTGCACGCGGTGGGTGCCGGACCGGTCCTGTCGGCGATCGGTGGCGGTGCCGCGCTGGTCGGGTTCGTCGTCCTGGCGGGGCCGGAGCCGAGCGTGCTCCGCGCCGCGGTCATGGGCATGGTCACGCTGCTTGCCCTGGTGCTCGGCCGGGAGCGCTCCGCGCTGCCTGCCCTGGCAGGCAGTGTGATCGCGTTGCTGCTGATCATGCCGCAACTGGCGGGCACGGCGGGCTTCGCGCTCTCGGTCGCTGCCACGGCCGGGCTGGTGCTGCTCGCTCCGGTGTGGGCCGGTGCGCTGCATGCGCGAGGAGTGCCGGTCGGCATCGCCGAGGCGCTGGCGGTGCCGGCTGCCGCACATCTGGTCACCGCGCCCTTGGTCGCTGCGATATCGGGCGAGGTGAGCGCGGTCGCCGTGGTTGCGAACCTGCTGGCAGGCCCCGTGATCGCCCCGGCGACGGTGTTCGGGGTGCTGGCCACCCTGGCGGCCCCGGTGTCGGGTTGGCTCTCCGAAGCCTTCGTCTGGCTGTCCTCGCCGGAGTTGTTGTGGGTGATCGCGGTGGCCGAACACGCGGCGGCCGTGCCAGGAGCGGCGATCGGGTGGCCGAGCGGCGTCGGCGGTGGGCTGCTGCTGGCGGTGGTGGCGCTCGGGCTCCTGATCGCGTTGCGGCACCGCGGGATCCGGCTGACCGCGGTGGCCGTTGTGCTCGCCCTGGGCCTCGTGCTGATCCCGACGCGCGTGCTCTACCCGCAGTGGCCCGCGCACGGCTGGTCCGTGGTCGCGTGCGACGTCGGGCAGGGCGATGGATTGGTGCTCGCCACGGGCAACCCGGGGGAGGCGGTCGTCGTCGACACGGGCCCGGACCTGGCGCTGAGTGCGGAATGCCTGCGGCGGTTGGGGGTCCGACGCGTTCCCCTGCTGGTCCTGACCCACCTGCACGCCGATCATGTGAGCGGTCTTCGCGCAGTTCTCGCGCACAGCGGTGTGGGTGCGGTCGCGATGGGAGCCTTGCGCGAGCCCGCGTGGGCCATGGGCGACATAGCGCGGGACACAAGGGCACGCGGCGTACCGATCATCGAACTGTCAGCGGGGCAGCAGGTGCGTTGGCCGAGCCTCGCGCTGGAGGTCCTCGGACCGAGAGGAGCCTTGGCACGCAGCCGGTCGGCAGACGACGCCAACGACGCGTCGATCGTGTTGATGGCGTCCACACCCGCTGGGCGGGTACTGCTCACCGGCGACATCGAGCTGTCCGGGCAGGCGCAACTGGTGGCCTCTGGGACGGATCTGCGCGCTGACGTGCTCAAGATCCCGCACCACGGTTCCCGTTACACCGCACCGCAGTTCCTGCACGCCGTCCGTCCACGGCTCGCGTTGATCAGCGTCGGCGCGGGCAATACCTACGGACATCCGAGCCCGCTCATCCTCGGCGCACTCGCCCGCGCGGGCACGACCGTCGTACGCACGGATCAGGAAGGAGACATAGCAGTGCTGCCGGGGCCGCACGGTCCCCGCACGCTCGCCCGCGGCGACCCCGTCCGCGCAGAACGCTGA
- the thrC gene encoding threonine synthase — translation MTAAAHTQTTGANKTYDLGNAVELVSKEEGHRQPLAPEFVSLEDFSPLEVAYDFGRIRREDIEAGPRSIWRYKQLLPVPTNVDEHPNTEPGCTRLVRADRLAKALGVKRIWIKDDTGNPTHSFKDRVVAVALAAAREFGFKVLACPSTGNLANAVAAAAARAGWDSVVLVPSTLERAKILMSAVYDGSLLAVDGNYDDVNRLATELAAEHEDWAFVNVNVRPYYSEGSKTLAFEVAEQLGWRIPEQIVVPIASGSQLTKVDKGFRELTQVGLVEDSPVRIFGAQASGCSPVATAFKEGNDVVQPVRPDTIARSLAIGAPADGPYVLDVVRRTNGAIEDVTDEEVVEGIRLLARTEGIFAETAGGVTVATAKKLIEAGKIDPDQETVLLITGDGLKTLDAVQDKVGPKATVAPSTEAVNTALGL, via the coding sequence ATGACCGCTGCCGCCCACACCCAGACGACCGGCGCGAACAAGACCTACGACCTCGGCAACGCCGTCGAACTGGTGTCCAAGGAAGAGGGCCACCGGCAGCCGCTGGCTCCGGAGTTCGTCTCGCTGGAGGACTTCTCGCCGCTGGAGGTCGCCTACGACTTCGGGCGCATCCGCCGCGAGGACATCGAAGCCGGGCCCCGCTCGATCTGGCGCTACAAGCAGCTGCTCCCCGTTCCGACCAACGTGGACGAGCACCCGAACACCGAGCCCGGCTGTACCCGGCTGGTGCGTGCTGACCGGCTCGCGAAGGCGCTGGGCGTCAAGCGGATCTGGATCAAGGACGACACCGGCAACCCCACCCACTCCTTCAAGGACCGCGTGGTCGCGGTGGCGCTGGCCGCCGCCCGCGAGTTCGGCTTCAAGGTCCTCGCCTGCCCCTCCACCGGCAACCTCGCCAACGCCGTCGCCGCCGCCGCGGCCCGTGCCGGCTGGGACTCGGTGGTGCTGGTCCCGTCCACGCTCGAGCGCGCCAAGATCCTGATGAGCGCGGTCTACGACGGCTCGCTGCTCGCGGTGGACGGCAACTACGACGACGTCAACCGGCTGGCGACCGAGCTCGCCGCCGAGCACGAGGACTGGGCGTTCGTCAACGTCAACGTCCGGCCGTACTACTCCGAGGGTTCCAAGACGCTGGCCTTCGAGGTCGCCGAGCAGCTCGGATGGCGCATCCCGGAGCAGATCGTGGTCCCGATCGCCTCCGGCTCCCAGCTCACAAAGGTCGACAAGGGCTTCCGCGAACTGACCCAGGTCGGCCTCGTCGAGGACAGCCCGGTCCGCATCTTCGGTGCCCAGGCCAGCGGCTGCTCCCCGGTCGCCACGGCGTTCAAGGAGGGCAACGACGTGGTGCAGCCGGTCCGCCCGGACACCATCGCGCGCTCCCTGGCCATCGGCGCCCCGGCCGACGGCCCCTACGTGCTCGACGTCGTGCGCCGCACCAACGGCGCAATCGAGGACGTCACCGACGAAGAGGTCGTCGAGGGCATCAGGCTGCTGGCCCGCACCGAGGGCATCTTCGCCGAGACCGCCGGTGGCGTCACCGTGGCGACGGCGAAGAAGCTCATCGAGGCGGGCAAGATCGACCCGGACCAGGAGACCGTGCTCCTGATCACCGGCGACGGCCTCAAGACCCTCGACGCGGTGCAGGACAAGGTCGGCCCGAAGGCGACCGTGGCCCCGAGCACCGAGGCGGTCAACACCGCGCTGGGTCTCTGA
- the holA gene encoding DNA polymerase III subunit delta, protein MSSPAVVPDPLHLILGEEELLVERALWAAVGAARAADPEAELRRVKVSELTPPELDEMVSPSLFAEGRVVALEAAQDAGKEIAEAVLSYARQPAEGVILVVVHSGGGRGKNAKELPNALRKLGARVTECNKITKPAEREAFVREEVRRAGGKIDASGVSALIETVGSDLRELSSAASQLVADTGGKVDDAAVRRYHRGRAEVTGFVVAEKAVTGDRTGALESLRWALQLGVPHVLIADALADAVRTIGRVAAAGRSDPFRLAGELGMPAWKVKKALAQSRGWSGATIADALQVAAALNAEVKGMAADADYALERAVLRVVDLRAARADR, encoded by the coding sequence ATGAGCTCACCAGCCGTCGTCCCCGACCCGCTGCACCTGATCCTCGGGGAGGAAGAACTGCTGGTCGAACGCGCGCTGTGGGCCGCGGTGGGTGCGGCGCGAGCCGCTGATCCGGAAGCCGAACTGCGCCGGGTGAAGGTGAGTGAGCTCACCCCTCCGGAGCTCGACGAGATGGTCAGCCCGTCGCTGTTCGCCGAGGGGCGCGTGGTGGCTCTGGAGGCCGCGCAGGACGCGGGCAAGGAGATCGCCGAGGCGGTGCTGTCGTACGCGCGCCAGCCTGCCGAAGGCGTGATCCTCGTCGTCGTGCACAGCGGCGGAGGGCGGGGCAAGAACGCCAAGGAGCTCCCCAACGCGTTGCGCAAGCTCGGTGCGCGGGTCACCGAGTGCAACAAGATCACCAAGCCCGCCGAGCGCGAGGCATTCGTGCGCGAGGAGGTCCGTCGGGCAGGCGGCAAGATCGACGCCTCGGGCGTGAGCGCGCTGATCGAGACCGTTGGCTCCGACCTCCGCGAGCTTTCCTCCGCGGCCTCGCAGCTCGTGGCCGACACGGGCGGCAAGGTCGACGACGCCGCCGTGCGGCGCTACCACCGCGGCCGCGCGGAGGTGACCGGCTTCGTCGTCGCGGAGAAGGCCGTCACCGGCGACCGGACCGGCGCGCTGGAGTCGCTGCGCTGGGCGCTGCAGTTGGGGGTCCCGCACGTGCTCATAGCCGACGCGCTCGCCGACGCCGTGCGGACCATCGGCCGCGTCGCGGCCGCTGGCCGCAGCGACCCCTTCCGGCTCGCCGGTGAACTGGGCATGCCGGCGTGGAAGGTCAAGAAGGCGCTCGCGCAGTCCCGGGGCTGGAGCGGCGCCACCATCGCCGATGCCCTCCAGGTGGCCGCGGCGCTGAACGCGGAGGTCAAGGGCATGGCGGCCGACGCCGACTACGCCCTCGAACGTGCGGTGCTCCGCGTGGTCGACCTGCGCGCCGCCCGCGCCGACCGCTGA
- the rpsT gene encoding 30S ribosomal protein S20: MANIKSQMKRIKTNEANRLRNKAVKSSLKTAIRKFREAADAGDKAKAVELQATAGRALDKAVSKGVIHINQAANKKSAMAKRANQL, from the coding sequence GTGGCCAACATCAAGTCCCAGATGAAGCGGATCAAGACCAACGAGGCGAACCGGCTGCGCAACAAGGCCGTCAAGTCCTCGCTGAAGACCGCGATCCGCAAGTTCCGCGAGGCCGCTGACGCCGGTGACAAGGCCAAGGCCGTCGAGCTGCAGGCCACGGCGGGCCGCGCTCTGGACAAGGCCGTGAGCAAGGGCGTGATCCACATCAACCAGGCCGCCAACAAGAAGTCGGCCATGGCCAAGCGCGCCAACCAGCTCTGA
- a CDS encoding sulfite exporter TauE/SafE family protein: protein MFTALDWPGFADLSLAGLLFLCAAAFLAGAVDAIVGGGGLIQLPAMLLLVPGGEVIYSLATSKIAAVAGTTAAAHTYARKTPIDWRSALPMALVALLGSLGGAMFADALPSSVLNIVVLVALVLVGIYTWRKPDLGTAHAPRFQARTQVLVMIAGGAVIGFWDGIAGPGTGSFLVFLLVGLVGFAFVAASATSKIVNVATNVGALVFFIPAGKVLWGLGVLMAVSNITGSVLGALVASRRGSAFVRRVFLTVVVGLVASLGWKLALGG, encoded by the coding sequence GTGTTCACTGCGTTGGATTGGCCCGGTTTCGCTGACCTTTCCCTCGCGGGACTGCTCTTCCTCTGCGCGGCCGCCTTCCTGGCGGGTGCGGTCGACGCGATCGTCGGCGGCGGTGGGCTGATCCAGCTCCCCGCGATGCTGCTGCTGGTCCCCGGCGGCGAGGTGATCTACTCGCTCGCCACCAGCAAGATCGCCGCGGTCGCCGGCACCACCGCGGCCGCGCACACGTACGCGCGCAAGACGCCGATCGACTGGCGCAGTGCCCTTCCCATGGCGCTGGTGGCACTCCTCGGGTCGCTGGGCGGCGCGATGTTCGCCGACGCGCTCCCGTCGTCGGTGCTGAACATCGTGGTGCTGGTCGCCCTGGTGCTCGTCGGCATCTACACCTGGCGCAAGCCGGATCTGGGTACCGCGCACGCGCCGCGGTTCCAGGCGCGCACGCAGGTCCTGGTGATGATCGCCGGCGGCGCGGTGATCGGCTTCTGGGACGGCATCGCGGGCCCCGGCACCGGATCCTTCCTCGTCTTCCTGCTGGTCGGCCTGGTCGGTTTCGCCTTCGTCGCCGCCTCGGCCACGTCGAAGATCGTCAACGTCGCAACGAACGTCGGCGCGCTGGTGTTCTTCATCCCGGCGGGCAAGGTGCTCTGGGGGCTCGGGGTGCTGATGGCGGTCAGCAACATCACCGGCAGCGTGCTCGGCGCTCTCGTGGCCTCGCGGCGCGGGTCGGCATTCGTGCGCCGGGTGTTCCTCACCGTGGTCGTTGGCCTGGTGGCGAGCCTCGGCTGGAAGCTCGCGCTGGGCGGCTGA